AATGGTTCCGATACCTTTCCTTCTAAAGCGATCGAGACTAAACCGCTGCTTGTTCGTGCCAGTGCCCATATATCATTCTGTGATGGCTTGGATCCTCCCACCAAAGGAACCTTGTGTTCTGGAATGGCTATAAGTAGTTGGATATCAAAAAGAAACTCGTTTTCGGAAAACGCCGCCTTTATTTCAGCAGGAAAGCCGTCAGCGCTTTGCCAGGAGTAAGCAAGCGTCCGCGCAGAGTATCCTGTCCTCCAATGTTTCACAGGATCAGCCAGTAGCTGTGCCCAATCCTCAGGTCCTTTAGCCGGTATATAAATGTTGCTCAACGGGTATTCCCTTTGATGATCTCATTGTTTGTATAAATCTGTTTATATCCAATACATCCTGTCAAAATTGCGGCTGAAGATTCAAATCTTTATCATCCCCTCCAGATAGAGTGCTGCCCGGCCGGCAATCCTGACACGGTCATGGGCAAGTTGGCAGAACAGCTCTCCGCCCCGTTGGGAAACCTGCCGGGCATGAAGGTCGTTTTTGTCCAGCACGGATGCCCAGTAGGGGATCAGCACGCAGTGGGCAGAGCCGGTCACCGGATCTTCGGGAACGCCCACCTTTGGCCCAAAGAACCGGGATACAAAATCGCAGTGATCTCCCGGTGCCGTAATAATGATTCCCCGCCAGTCCAGCTGTGCCAGCAGGGCAATATCCGGCTGCATCCCGGCCACGGTGGTTTCACTGTCAAATACGGCCATCAGGTCTTCGGCTGATTTGTACACCTGTTGGGGCGCCTCACCCAGAGCTCGGCTGAGGTTTTCAGATAGCTCACAGGCCGCTGGGGGGCGGGACGGAAAATCCATTTCAAGGAGATCCCCCTTTCGGGCAACCGTCAGCGGTCCGCTGTGGCGGGTGTCAAAAACGATCGTATCTTTGTTCCAGTGTTGGCAAAAAAACTGCACAAACGCGCTGGCCAGTGTGGCATGACCGCACAGGGCCACTTCTGTGACCGGGGTAAACCACCTGAGGTCAAAACCGGTGGTGTTTTGAACCAGAAACGCGGTTTCTGACAGGTTGTTCTCAGCGGCAACCGCCTGCAGGACGGCATCGTCAAGCCATGTGTCCAGCAGGCAGACAGCGGCCGGATTACCGGAAAAAACGGTGGAGGTGAAGGCGTCAACCTGATACATGGGTATGTTCATTTTGTTCTCCTTAAAGCTGATGCAGGGTGGGGTTGCTGCGCTCATCCCGGACACGGAGCACCAGATCCCCCTGGTCCAGGTTCTTTGATGGCAGCGGGAACCGGATGTTGTCATTGCGGGGATAGCGTTTGCCAGTGGCGGGAAGATCGCTGTCGAGCCCGGCCCATTTCTACAGCACCAGGCGATCGTCGCTGCCCGGCAGAATACTGCTGAGATTTAACCATCCGGCAGCTGTGCCGATGCCATCATGGCGGTCAGGGTTTCTGCACGTTTTCCCACCTGAAGGTACCACCGGGAGGCTTTCATTTGTGCGGCGGCCTGGGGGAAATTGCGGGCGTTGACGGCAGCGATCATTTTCTTGAACTGCCGGAACCTCCCCGGGCCCAGGTTGAACCGCATGTCCACCAGGACCTGCCGGACCGGTTCGGGGAGCGTGTCAAATGCATCGAACAGCGGTATGAGATCATCCAGGCATTCCTGGATGTCGTTTTCCAGCAGCATGACAGCTTCCTGTTTTGTGATGCCTTTGCCCTCCAGGTTTCTGCCGATGCCGATGGTGAGCTTGCCGGCCGGGCAAAGGTAGGGTTTGAGGCGCAGGCCTTCATGGCGGGTCAGCTGGCGGATCATGTTTTCTTTGAACCGGTTCATGGGATAAAATTGCTTTGGATGGCCTTATGCTGCATGGATGCCAAGTTTTTCAGCGAGCCGGACCTGCGTCAGGTTGGCTTTCAGTCTGGCCTGTTTCTAATATAGACCTCGCGATCTATATAATAAAACGGAAGCAGGCCATTACCTTTAGCCACAGATTCGTAGAGGTCAACATCTTTTTCATGCCTCATTCCGATTTTTTCCATTACACGGCGGGATGCAAAGTTTTCCCTGTCAGTTACCGCATGTACAAAATGAATCTCGGGCTTAATAAAAATCCAGTCAAGGCATGCAGAAAGCGCCTCTGTTACCAACCCTTTGGTCCACATGGATTTGCGCACGGCATAGGCGATTTCCGGTCCGGATCCCTCAATCTGTTCAGGAAGGAACCCACAGTACCCGATAAAGGTTCCCACTGGACCCAGTTCAGTATCCCCAATGCAAATAGCCCACACACCAAATCCAAGAGTATCCCAGGGCTTGATAAAATCATTGATATACCCTAAAGCAACTTCTTGCTGTCCCTCAAAAGTTGATACAGCGTCAGAATATGGCAGCCAGCGCATGACATCCATATCTGACATGATCGCATCGACCATGGCAGATTGGTCGGATTTAGACAAAGGTCTTAACGTCAATCGTTTTGTCTTTAAAGTTGGAATCAATTTTACCTTTTGTATAAATCTGTTTATAGCAAATGCCGGGTGGCGTTGCTGCGCTCATCCCGGACACGGAGCACCAGATCTCCCTGGTCCAGGTTCTTTGATGGCAATGGGAAGCGGATGTTGTCATTTCGGGGATAGCGTTTGCCCGTGGCGGGAAGATCGCTG
Above is a window of Desulfotignum balticum DSM 7044 DNA encoding:
- a CDS encoding PhzF family phenazine biosynthesis protein; amino-acid sequence: MNIPMYQVDAFTSTVFSGNPAAVCLLDTWLDDAVLQAVAAENNLSETAFLVQNTTGFDLRWFTPVTEVALCGHATLASAFVQFFCQHWNKDTIVFDTRHSGPLTVARKGDLLEMDFPSRPPAACELSENLSRALGEAPQQVYKSAEDLMAVFDSETTVAGMQPDIALLAQLDWRGIIITAPGDHCDFVSRFFGPKVGVPEDPVTGSAHCVLIPYWASVLDKNDLHARQVSQRGGELFCQLAHDRVRIAGRAALYLEGMIKI
- a CDS encoding glycoside hydrolase family protein encodes the protein MNRFKENMIRQLTRHEGLRLKPYLCPAGKLTIGIGRNLEGKGITKQEAVMLLENDIQECLDDLIPLFDAFDTLPEPVRQVLVDMRFNLGPGRFRQFKKMIAAVNARNFPQAAAQMKASRWYLQVGKRAETLTAMMASAQLPDG
- a CDS encoding GNAT family N-acetyltransferase gives rise to the protein MIPTLKTKRLTLRPLSKSDQSAMVDAIMSDMDVMRWLPYSDAVSTFEGQQEVALGYINDFIKPWDTLGFGVWAICIGDTELGPVGTFIGYCGFLPEQIEGSGPEIAYAVRKSMWTKGLVTEALSACLDWIFIKPEIHFVHAVTDRENFASRRVMEKIGMRHEKDVDLYESVAKGNGLLPFYYIDREVYIRNRPD